Below is a genomic region from Syntrophales bacterium.
GTTCCGCCCCCTATGTCAAAGTCATCCACGACATCGTTGTAGAAAATAATTCCCTTCGCCCCCTTGGCCTGCGCGTTCAAGGCTTTTTGGGAGAAAGTGAACGCAACTCCGTCACAATTGCCCCTTTTGATCAGGGCGATATTCCCGGAAACGGCGTCGGGAATCTGATCGATGTATCCCATCATATCGCAGTCATAATTGGTATACCCCATGCCGCTGTCGTAAAGTGCGCCGATAATCCCGGAATCGGAGGTGAGGGCGGCGTATTCCATGCCGATTGCAGGGTATTCGGCCGGCGGCAACAGGTCTATGGCCTTGACGGAGGTTCCGGAAAACGGAAACGTCGAGTAGATGAGGTTGCCGGGAGCGGCGACATCCACCTCAATCTTCCCATAATTGCTTGTACTGGCAAGCGCGTCTGTGGAATCGGTGTTGGCGACGGAGATTATATTGTCAAGATCGTAGCTGGCCGGATAGATCTTCCCGCTGATATCCAGATCGTTGCTGTAGTTCCCCGCGGCGCAGGCGGCGATTATTCCTTTTTCCCGCAAACGGGCAAAGGCCGCACGTTCATCAGTGTAGCTTGCATTGCCCCCGAAGCTGCAGTTTACAACCTGTGCGCCGTTGGCGATGGCGTAGTCGATTGCCTCTATAATATCGGCATTGATAAATTCGGAGCTGTTATCGACATTGACCTTCAGCGGCATGATGCGGACTTTCCAGTTAATGCCGGAGACGCCGACGCCGTTATTGCCCACTGCCCCGACGATTCCAGCAACATGCGTGCCGTGGCCGTAGATGTTGTCCGGATCGAACGGGAACGGATTGTTGTCGTTATTGGCGCAATCCCAGCCGTATATGTCGTCAATATAACCGTTGCCGTCATCGTCAACTCCGTCAATACCGGTTTTTTCCGCCTCGTTGATCCAGATATTGTCCCGCAGATCCGGATGAGAATAATCCACACCGGAGTCAATGACGGCGACGATCACGTCCCGGCTTCCGGTTGAGATATTCCATAGCGCCTCCGCGCCAATCTTTTTGAGGTTCCACTGCCTGGAAAAACTGGGGTCGTTCGGGGTAGCCTGCGGATAACGGAGCGCGTGCCGCTCGGCATGCTCGACGATTGGAGCTTCCTGATATTGCCTTATCGCCTCAGCTTCGGAAAAGCCGTCCTGCAGCTTTATCCGCTGCAACCGCAGTTTGGGGAGATTTTTGAGAACGACGCTTCCCAGCCGGGCATGCAGCGCGGCAATCTGCTCCGGGGCTGCCTCATCTTTAAATTTTACCAGCAGTTCTCCGGCTTTATAGGAAGGTCGTTTTTCAAGATTGGCGGCGTAAGGCGCTGCGGCCGGGGTTTTTGCCTGTTTCCCTGCGGCGCTCGTTTTTACGATAGAGTCCTCTTGCTGCGAGCTTTTTCCCGACTGCTTCGTGGACGGGGCGCCTTTGCCGTTAGCTGCTGCCAGATGCGCAGGCGAACCCGTGTTTTTCTCCTTTGCTTCCGCCACAATCAGCGCCCGTAACACGCGCCAGCTTTCCGTCTCCGGCAGGTATTCATAAACAACAGCGCTGTTTTGGGATATCGCCCGCAGCACCTCTTCTATGGTCGCGGCAAAGAGCTTTACGGTGATTTTGCCTTCGACCCCCGCGCCGATGAGGATGTTTGTCTTCGTCTTTTGCGCCACGGCCGGCAAAAGTTCGGTGATCTCAGCATTCCTCGCGTCTATCGAGACCTGCCCGTCCTTAGCTTCAACAACAAGATATGGTTGCGTATTTAATTTTTCGGAAGCTGCACTTGGGGCAGGCGCGGGAAAAAACACGAATGCCGCGAAGAGGGCGGCGATGACCCGTATAGCAAAATATCTTTTAAGTCCAGAATCCGTAAACATCATAGCTCTTTTTTTCTTACATTGGGATAAGCAGCTGCCGTCTTTTTCACTATCTACAATTGACCCTGCCGGGAGTCAAGGGGAAGAATTCAGTATCAATAAAAGAGGCCGGTAAAGAATGAATTTACGGCTTGACTTTCTTTCGGCGTGGCGATACCTTTAACCCGCATTTGCAACCCCCCAATAGTTACCACTTAGAGCGTAATTTTAATAAACCCCCATGCTTGGGGCAAGCACAACTAATGATGAAAGCGTAGCTTAATGTTCATAAAATTGGAAATCATGGGTTGCCGGAAGACGTAAAAAAGATCACGATTTAATATAGTGATATTATTGGCATAAATTCTATTTTCATACAAACCCCCATGCTCGTGGGGCACAACGAAGCACGAAAATCCCCCCTTACCCCCCTTTGGTAAAGGGGGGATGGGGGGATTTTCATACAAAGCGTAACGTAAGGATGATATTTGCAATTGTCCAAAGTTATCGCCAAGGGCCGGGAGTTTTTCACTGGGGATGTGCGGGTGTTTCAATTCAATTGGTGAATGTCATAAAAAGGAGGAAAAAAGATGGAAACAAGAAATTTGCATGCATTGAACAAATCGTCCTTCCATAGGTTTATCTCACTTACTCTTTTAATTTTTTTAATCGTAATTTTTTCCGGTTGTTCCAGTAGCGACGATCCCGTACCGCGGGCATCCACGGTTACGACGACGCGCGATGCTCAAGGCGTCTTGTTCATCGCCGGGGCGGAGCAGGACCGTCTCTATGACGTCTTTGAAGCCATGGGTTACGCTGTGGCTTCAGACCGTCTGTGGCAGGGGGAAACCTTCAGACGATCCGCCCGGGGGCGACTGGCCGAGATATTGGGCGCCGGGACCTCGAACGCCTTTTTGAACCAGGACAAGCTGGTGCGCACCACCGGCTATTCCGACCAGGAGCTGGCGGATGGTTTTGCCGCGCTGGGGGCGGAAGAGAAGGAAGTCATCAATGGTTATGTGGCAGGTTTCAACCGGCGCATTTCCGAGATTCGCAAGGATCCGGCCCTGCTCCCCTTTGAGTTTTCCGCGGTGGGGATCACGAGTGCGACGCTGGAGGACTGGAGTTACAAGGATGTGCTGGCGTGGGCCGTGCTGATGATGAGAAATTTTGACGTCGAGGCGCAAAAATCAGGCCAGATCGATAATGCTGCATTGTACCAGGGGCTTGTGGCTCAATATGGAACGACCGCAGGGCCAAAAATGTTTGAGGACTTGCGATGGCTTGACGATCCCAGCGCCTTGACCTATATCCCCAATCCAGTGAAAGTTCCCCTTGCCGTGAGCCAGGCAGCGCGGACGCCGCTGATGGATAACCCGCCGTCCTCACTCCCCGATCTGCGCGCGGTTGCTGCGAGCATCTCCGAGACGCGGGAACAGATCGACGAAAACCTGAAAAAGATCAATGCTTACGTGAAGATGGGCAGTTATGCCTGGGCGATCAAGGGGACCAAAACGGCGACCGGCAATCCGATGCTCTACTCCGGCCCGCAGATGGGATTTACGGTTCCCTCAATCATCGGCGAGGGTTCTATAAAAGCCGGCGGCTTGAATGTCTCCGGGATGATAATCACGGGGCTTCCCTCCATTGTCATTGGCCGTACTCCTCATCATGCGTGGTCTATGCAGGTGGGGCACGCCCACACGGTTGATTACTATATGGAACCGGCGTCGGCAATGACTCTGCACAGGACGGAAACGATCAAGGTCGCCGGCGCAGCGGATGTCTCCCTGCCGATATACCGGACGTCTCATGGGCCGGTTATCAACGCGGCTCCCCCCATTGCCTGGAAATATTCTCATTGGGGATATGAATTCAAGGTTATCAAGGCGTATCTTGGCCTGGCCCGGGCGACCAGCATGGATCAGTTCGGGGCGGCTATTGAAGATGTCCCCTTGTCGCAGCATTTTACATATGTTGACAGGGATGGGAACATCGCTTACTGGATGTCGGGCAGGGATCCCGTACGTCCCTATGGCGGCGAATGGCGGATGCCGCAGGGCGCCGTTGGCGCAGCCCTTGAGTGGGATTCGGCAAAGCTGATTCCGCGCTCAACCGATCGCAACACAAGCCAGGGATATTATTGCGGCTGGAACAATAAGTCGCGTGCGGGGTACCCCAATTCCTGGAATAACGCCAGCTACTCCTTCGGCCCCTTCCATCGCGCTCATGTGGTTGATGATTACCTTGCGGCGAATAACAATCTTACCTATGACCAGGTCAAGGATATTGCCCTCAATATCGCCACGACGGATTCCTTCGGCGGCGGGGGCAATCCATGGAAGTATGTTTCTTCGTATTTCACCACGGCGGTGAATACGGCCCCGGATGCGCCTGTTGCTGCCCGGACAGCCGCGCTTGCCCTGCTGACCGCATGGGACGGCCATTTCGTGGATGGGGGCGCCGCCTCCTGGGCCACGGGAACGGACCGTGCCGATGCCTGGATGCTGATGGACGCGTGGATAAAGGAGGTTATTAATCTCACGTTCGAGGAGCTGGACGCCAACGCGACAATTCAAAAGGCAAAGGTCAACGGGGTGCTCTTCAACACGTTGCTGCATGGCCTGCGAACCGGAGGAGTCACAAACTATTACAATTGGTTCCAAAATGCCGATGGAGCCAAGCCGCAGACCGCCGACGCGATTATCGTCAAGGCCCTCGACAATGTGCTTGTTACATTGGGAGCTCAGCCCTGGGGCACGGCCAAACGCGGCACCATCGATTTCAAGCACGATATGCTGGGATTGGTTCACCAGATACCCTTCTCGTCCCGTTCCACCTATGCCCATGTTCTTGAATACGGCAGCGCCGGTCCCCTCAAGATCAAAAGCATGTTCCCACTGGGAGAATCCGGGGATATCCGGGTAGGCGGCGGCGGGGCGCCCGCGTTTGACGCAAATTTCTTCACGATGACGCCTGCGTACGACAATTTCGTTTACCGGGATTTCCCGCTGTTTTAGGTCTAACCTGTTAAATTGAAAAAGCCTGTGAAAACGCCTCGCCATTTTTGGCGGGGCGTTTTCTTAACTCAATTCTGCTGACCCCAATTCTGGCCTCGCCGTTGTAGGGGTACGGCATGCCGTGTCATTCTTGCCGACATCCTTGAAATAAGATTGGCAGTGTGTTAGATGCAGACGCAAGGGTAACGGGAAAGGGAAATTGATATCTTATGCCGGTTTATGAATACACAGCGCTTGATGTTGGCGGCCGCAGAAAAAGCGGTGTTGTTGATGCCGGCAGCCTTGCGGCCGCGCGCCAGAAGCTGCGGGAGAGCAGCGTTTTTCCCGTTGCAATAGGCGAAGCTTCGGGAAGCAGAAATAATGAAACCACTGCCGGCAAGACCGCCACGGGCCTTTTCCAACGGGTGGGCCTCCAGGAG
It encodes:
- a CDS encoding S8 family serine peptidase, with amino-acid sequence MMFTDSGLKRYFAIRVIAALFAAFVFFPAPAPSAASEKLNTQPYLVVEAKDGQVSIDARNAEITELLPAVAQKTKTNILIGAGVEGKITVKLFAATIEEVLRAISQNSAVVYEYLPETESWRVLRALIVAEAKEKNTGSPAHLAAANGKGAPSTKQSGKSSQQEDSIVKTSAAGKQAKTPAAAPYAANLEKRPSYKAGELLVKFKDEAAPEQIAALHARLGSVVLKNLPKLRLQRIKLQDGFSEAEAIRQYQEAPIVEHAERHALRYPQATPNDPSFSRQWNLKKIGAEALWNISTGSRDVIVAVIDSGVDYSHPDLRDNIWINEAEKTGIDGVDDDGNGYIDDIYGWDCANNDNNPFPFDPDNIYGHGTHVAGIVGAVGNNGVGVSGINWKVRIMPLKVNVDNSSEFINADIIEAIDYAIANGAQVVNCSFGGNASYTDERAAFARLREKGIIAACAAGNYSNDLDISGKIYPASYDLDNIISVANTDSTDALASTSNYGKIEVDVAAPGNLIYSTFPFSGTSVKAIDLLPPAEYPAIGMEYAALTSDSGIIGALYDSGMGYTNYDCDMMGYIDQIPDAVSGNIALIKRGNCDGVAFTFSQKALNAQAKGAKGIIFYNDVVDDFDIGGGTLGSPGVWVPAVSITKADGEALLAMLSTGTGVQRVTLINKPSTNPYDPYGYKSGTSMAAPHVAGLAGLIYSQCPTAGYADVRDSIITNVDKIDALAGKVASGGRINAFAAMTGLFPPGDLSGNCMIDLADAIIALRLMASMDTHLVCPLSAPSCRLDVNNDAITGPEEVIYILQKISG
- a CDS encoding penicillin acylase family protein; its protein translation is METRNLHALNKSSFHRFISLTLLIFLIVIFSGCSSSDDPVPRASTVTTTRDAQGVLFIAGAEQDRLYDVFEAMGYAVASDRLWQGETFRRSARGRLAEILGAGTSNAFLNQDKLVRTTGYSDQELADGFAALGAEEKEVINGYVAGFNRRISEIRKDPALLPFEFSAVGITSATLEDWSYKDVLAWAVLMMRNFDVEAQKSGQIDNAALYQGLVAQYGTTAGPKMFEDLRWLDDPSALTYIPNPVKVPLAVSQAARTPLMDNPPSSLPDLRAVAASISETREQIDENLKKINAYVKMGSYAWAIKGTKTATGNPMLYSGPQMGFTVPSIIGEGSIKAGGLNVSGMIITGLPSIVIGRTPHHAWSMQVGHAHTVDYYMEPASAMTLHRTETIKVAGAADVSLPIYRTSHGPVINAAPPIAWKYSHWGYEFKVIKAYLGLARATSMDQFGAAIEDVPLSQHFTYVDRDGNIAYWMSGRDPVRPYGGEWRMPQGAVGAALEWDSAKLIPRSTDRNTSQGYYCGWNNKSRAGYPNSWNNASYSFGPFHRAHVVDDYLAANNNLTYDQVKDIALNIATTDSFGGGGNPWKYVSSYFTTAVNTAPDAPVAARTAALALLTAWDGHFVDGGAASWATGTDRADAWMLMDAWIKEVINLTFEELDANATIQKAKVNGVLFNTLLHGLRTGGVTNYYNWFQNADGAKPQTADAIIVKALDNVLVTLGAQPWGTAKRGTIDFKHDMLGLVHQIPFSSRSTYAHVLEYGSAGPLKIKSMFPLGESGDIRVGGGGAPAFDANFFTMTPAYDNFVYRDFPLF